A stretch of DNA from Skermanella mucosa:
GTGCGCGAAGACTCGGAGGCACTCCGGCTCTACCACCACTTCGAAGCAGCGGGAGCGGCGCGACAGGGCGCGGCTCAGGCGCCGGGGAACAAGCGCGGTCAGTTCCCCACCCCACCAGCGCAGGAAATTCCAGATACCCGATCCGATACGGCCGTTCCAGGGTCCCATGCCTGTCCCAATGCCTTTCACCGCGTCCAGGCGGTGAATTGTGATCTCATAAGCCGGGCGGCACAATACAATATCCCCGATCCGCACTGCGCTGGCCCATCAGGTCAGGGTCCTATGGGGAGGAAGCGAGCCTGGGCGCCACCGATAGCGGCGGCCAGATCCTGCGGTCACCCTCGGCGAAGGCGAGCTCGAGCTTGACCAGGCTGGGGAGCCGGTCGTGGGCCAGCCATGCATCGCGCCAGGCCGGATCCTCCCCGTCGCGCACCGCGCCGTAATATCCTATCCTGATGTCCCTCACCCCCCGGAGCAGGGCGCGGCTCCGCTCGGCTGCGTCGGGCGGCACGACCAGCCCGTCCGGACGGTAAAGCGCCCAATCCAGGGCCAGGCGCCCGTTGTCCGCCCCGGTATCCAGATAGATCCGAAAGAAGCCAATTCCGCCGACACCCAGTTCGGGCGGGAGGATGCTGAGGAACTGAAATCCCCTTGCCTCGCCCAGCAGGACCGCTCCGCTTGCCCGCGCGGACCGGTCTTCGGGAAGGAGCATCCGGCTCATCTGCCGACGCAGGAAGGTCTGTACCGCCTCGATCTCTCCAGCGTCCGCCGCGCGGCCGGATCCAGTTTCCCAGGCCCGGGCTCCAAACCGGAGTCCCCCGAACGTGACCACCGCCACCAATCCCATCAGGGCGAGGGTC
This window harbors:
- a CDS encoding prepilin-type N-terminal cleavage/methylation domain-containing protein codes for the protein MRNLRPVTSRNRGAAGFTLVEMLVTLALMGLVAVVTFGGLRFGARAWETGSGRAADAGEIEAVQTFLRRQMSRMLLPEDRSARASGAVLLGEARGFQFLSILPPELGVGGIGFFRIYLDTGADNGRLALDWALYRPDGLVVPPDAAERSRALLRGVRDIRIGYYGAVRDGEDPAWRDAWLAHDRLPSLVKLELAFAEGDRRIWPPLSVAPRLASSP